A DNA window from Micromonospora inyonensis contains the following coding sequences:
- a CDS encoding RNB domain-containing ribonuclease, which yields MVIRRVLAPRIDFGALRRELGLPDRFPPEAQREADEAAARPLPAFADRTDVPLVTLDPATSRDLDQAMCLTRRPGGGYRVRYAIADVATHVRPGGALEAETWRRGQTVYLPDGNVPLHPETLSEGAASLLPDVDRAAVLWTIDLDADAATVGVHLERARVRSRAKLDYRGVQADADAGRLAEPIALLPELGALLTARGLRRGAVNLPLPEQDVEPDGDGWRLVLRGPVPMEDHNAQISLLTGMAAADLMLAGRIGLLRTMPAARPEAVARLRAAAAPLGVDWPEGMSVGEVIARLDPARPRAAAFVDQAAELMRGAAYTAFDAEVPAEAGHGGVAAAYAHVTAPLRRLADRYATEVCLALHEDRPVPEWARAALPRLPETMATTDRTASAATRGAVELAEAVLLADRVGETFEAAVLDVDATTSRPGRQPGGTVALDSPPVRARCTGELPLGERVTVRLVTADPTTRRVAFARA from the coding sequence GTGGTCATCCGACGCGTACTGGCACCCCGCATCGACTTCGGCGCGCTCCGGCGGGAACTGGGGCTGCCCGACCGGTTCCCACCCGAGGCGCAGCGGGAGGCGGACGAGGCGGCGGCGCGCCCCCTGCCGGCGTTCGCCGACCGGACCGACGTCCCACTGGTCACCCTCGACCCGGCCACCTCCCGGGACCTGGACCAGGCGATGTGCCTGACCCGGCGACCGGGTGGCGGCTACCGGGTGCGGTACGCCATCGCCGACGTCGCCACCCACGTCCGCCCCGGTGGGGCGTTGGAGGCGGAGACCTGGCGGCGGGGGCAGACGGTCTACCTGCCCGACGGCAACGTACCGCTGCACCCGGAGACGCTCAGCGAGGGCGCGGCGAGCCTGCTGCCCGACGTCGACCGGGCGGCCGTGCTCTGGACCATCGACCTGGACGCCGACGCGGCCACCGTCGGCGTGCACCTGGAACGGGCCCGGGTGCGTAGTCGCGCCAAGCTCGACTACCGGGGCGTGCAGGCCGACGCCGACGCCGGGCGGCTGGCCGAGCCGATCGCCCTCCTGCCCGAACTGGGTGCCCTGCTGACCGCGCGGGGACTGCGGCGCGGGGCGGTCAACCTGCCCCTGCCCGAGCAGGACGTCGAACCCGACGGCGACGGCTGGCGGCTGGTGCTGCGCGGGCCGGTGCCGATGGAGGACCACAACGCCCAGATCTCGCTGCTGACCGGGATGGCCGCCGCCGACCTCATGCTCGCCGGCCGGATCGGGCTGCTGCGGACGATGCCCGCCGCGAGACCGGAGGCGGTGGCCCGGCTGCGCGCCGCCGCCGCTCCGCTCGGCGTGGACTGGCCGGAGGGCATGTCCGTCGGCGAGGTGATCGCCCGGCTCGACCCGGCCCGGCCCCGGGCGGCGGCCTTCGTCGACCAGGCCGCCGAACTGATGCGCGGGGCCGCGTACACGGCCTTCGACGCAGAGGTGCCGGCCGAGGCGGGACACGGCGGGGTGGCCGCCGCGTACGCGCACGTCACCGCACCGTTGCGGCGCCTCGCCGACCGGTACGCCACCGAGGTCTGCCTCGCCCTCCACGAGGACCGGCCGGTGCCGGAGTGGGCGCGTGCGGCGCTGCCGCGACTGCCGGAGACGATGGCGACCACCGACCGGACCGCCTCGGCGGCCACCCGGGGCGCCGTCGAACTGGCCGAGGCGGTGCTGCTCGCCGACCGGGTGGGGGAGACGTTCGAGGCGGCGGTGCTGGACGTGGACGCCACCACCAGCCGGCCGGGCCGTCAGCCCGGCGGGACGGTGGCGTTGGACTCGCCGCCGGTGCGGGCCCGCTGCACCGGCGAGCTGCCGCTGGGGGAGCGGGTCACCGTCCGCCTGGTCACCGCCGATCCGACCACCCGCCGGGTGGCCTTCGCCCGCGCCTGA
- the npdG gene encoding NADPH-dependent F420 reductase — protein MAYDASALPDVSGLTVGIIGGTGDQGRGLAYRFARAGQTVLIGSRSAGRAEEAAREIASLPGVAADASVTGAGNEEVARRGDVVIVAVPWDGHAATVTALAEPLAGKIVVDCVNPLGFDKQGPYALTVEEGSAVQQAAALLPDSRVCAAFNHVSAPLLADPEIDRIQLDVLICTEDRDAAAVVAALAARIPGMRGIYAGRLRNAHQIEAFTANLIAINKRYKAHAGIRVTDL, from the coding sequence ATGGCATACGACGCGAGCGCGCTGCCCGATGTGTCCGGGCTGACCGTGGGCATCATCGGTGGCACCGGTGACCAGGGACGGGGGCTCGCCTACCGGTTCGCCCGGGCCGGGCAGACCGTGCTGATCGGCTCCCGGTCCGCCGGGCGCGCCGAGGAGGCCGCGCGGGAGATCGCCTCGCTGCCCGGGGTGGCCGCTGACGCCAGCGTCACCGGGGCCGGCAACGAGGAGGTGGCCCGACGCGGCGACGTCGTGATCGTGGCGGTGCCGTGGGACGGGCACGCCGCCACCGTCACCGCCCTGGCCGAGCCGCTCGCCGGCAAGATCGTCGTCGACTGCGTCAACCCGCTCGGCTTCGACAAGCAGGGCCCGTACGCGCTGACCGTCGAGGAGGGCAGCGCCGTCCAGCAGGCCGCCGCCCTGCTGCCCGACTCCCGGGTGTGCGCCGCGTTCAACCACGTCAGCGCGCCCCTGCTGGCCGACCCGGAGATCGACCGGATTCAGCTCGACGTGCTCATCTGCACCGAGGACCGGGACGCCGCCGCGGTGGTCGCCGCGCTGGCCGCCCGGATCCCCGGTATGCGCGGCATCTACGCCGGCCGGTTGCGCAACGCGCACCAGATCGAGGCGTTCACCGCCAACCTGATCGCCATCAACAAGCGCTACAAGGCGCACGCCGGCATCCGGGTCACCGACCTGTGA
- the panB gene encoding 3-methyl-2-oxobutanoate hydroxymethyltransferase has translation MSDVVSGAVPTGPAGGTSADPPAEVTALYGGPATRRVRTRDLLAAKERGERWPMLTAYDQYTAAIFDQAGIPVLLVGDSAANNVFGHETTLPVTVEEMLSLVRAVVRATRHTLVVADLPFGSYEEGPTQALRTAVRFMKEGGCHAVKLEGGRRYAPQIEAITGAGIPVMAHVGFTPQREHVIGGYRVQGRGEAAEEVLADAQAVAGAGAFAVVLEMVPGEVAKRVTGALTIPTVGIGAGPDTDAQVLVWQDMAGLRTGRAPRFVKRYADLAGALTDATRRFADEVRAGEFPAAEHTF, from the coding sequence ATGTCCGATGTAGTGAGCGGTGCCGTGCCCACCGGGCCGGCCGGCGGGACGTCGGCGGACCCGCCGGCCGAGGTGACGGCGCTCTACGGCGGGCCGGCGACCCGGCGGGTACGCACCCGGGACCTGCTCGCCGCCAAGGAGCGCGGCGAGCGGTGGCCGATGCTGACCGCGTACGACCAGTACACCGCCGCGATCTTCGACCAGGCGGGCATTCCGGTGCTGCTGGTCGGCGACTCGGCGGCGAACAACGTCTTCGGGCACGAGACGACGCTGCCGGTGACCGTCGAGGAGATGCTGTCCCTGGTCCGGGCGGTGGTCCGGGCCACCCGGCACACCCTGGTCGTGGCCGACCTGCCCTTCGGCTCGTACGAGGAGGGGCCGACGCAGGCGCTGCGCACGGCGGTGCGGTTCATGAAGGAGGGCGGCTGCCACGCGGTCAAGCTGGAGGGCGGCCGGCGCTACGCCCCGCAGATCGAGGCGATCACCGGGGCGGGGATCCCGGTGATGGCGCACGTCGGCTTCACCCCGCAGCGGGAGCACGTCATCGGCGGGTACCGGGTGCAGGGACGCGGCGAGGCCGCCGAGGAGGTGCTGGCCGACGCGCAGGCGGTGGCCGGGGCGGGAGCCTTCGCGGTGGTGCTGGAGATGGTGCCCGGCGAGGTCGCCAAGCGGGTGACCGGTGCGCTGACCATCCCGACCGTCGGCATCGGCGCCGGCCCGGACACCGACGCTCAGGTGCTGGTCTGGCAGGACATGGCCGGCCTGCGCACCGGTAGGGCCCCCCGCTTCGTCAAGCGCTACGCCGACCTGGCCGGCGCGCTGACCGACGCGACGCGCCGCTTCGCCGACGAGGTCCGTGCCGGCGAGTTCCCGGCCGCCGAGCACACGTTCTGA
- the glnA gene encoding type I glutamate--ammonia ligase has product MDRQQEFVLRTLEERDIRFVRLWFTDVLGTLKSVSVAPAELEAAFEEGIGFDGSAIEGFARVFESDMVAMPDPTTFQVFPFEGGVSGESARMFCDVLLPDGSPSWADPRHVLRRALSRAADKGFTFYTHPEIEFFLLENGPQDGSVPLPVDTGGYFEHTTHAVARDFRRQAVLALERIGISVEFSHHEVAPGQQEIDLRYADALTTADNIMTFRHVVKEVALSTGVQASFMPKPFTDQPGSGMHTHLSLFEGERNAFHDAEDPMKLSKVAKSFIAGLLMHAREYTAVTNQWVNSYKRLFPLALPDRITESPAYVCWGHLNRSALVRVPAYGKPNSARVEVRSLDSATNPYLAFAVMLGAGLKGIEEGYELPPGAEDDVWSLSSAERKAMGYEALPENLAEAIDVMSGSELVAEVLGEHVFDFFLRNKRAEWEQYRREVTPYERQRYLSL; this is encoded by the coding sequence GTGGACCGTCAGCAGGAGTTCGTCCTCCGTACGCTGGAAGAGCGGGACATCCGGTTCGTCCGGTTGTGGTTCACCGACGTGCTCGGCACGCTCAAGAGCGTCTCCGTCGCGCCCGCCGAGCTGGAGGCCGCCTTCGAGGAGGGGATCGGCTTCGACGGCTCGGCGATCGAGGGCTTCGCCCGGGTCTTCGAGTCCGACATGGTGGCCATGCCCGACCCGACCACCTTCCAGGTCTTCCCCTTCGAGGGCGGGGTCAGCGGCGAGAGCGCCCGGATGTTCTGCGACGTCCTCCTGCCCGACGGCAGCCCGTCCTGGGCCGACCCCCGGCACGTGCTGCGCCGGGCGCTGTCCCGGGCGGCGGACAAGGGCTTCACCTTCTACACCCATCCCGAGATCGAGTTCTTCCTGCTGGAGAACGGCCCGCAGGACGGCTCGGTGCCGCTCCCGGTGGACACCGGCGGCTACTTCGAGCACACCACCCACGCGGTGGCCCGGGACTTCCGCCGGCAGGCGGTGCTCGCCCTGGAGCGCATCGGCATCTCGGTCGAGTTCAGCCACCACGAGGTCGCCCCCGGCCAGCAGGAGATCGACCTGCGCTACGCCGACGCGCTGACCACCGCCGACAACATCATGACCTTCCGGCACGTGGTGAAGGAGGTGGCGCTCTCCACCGGCGTGCAGGCCAGCTTCATGCCGAAGCCCTTCACCGACCAGCCCGGCAGCGGCATGCACACCCACCTGTCGCTGTTCGAGGGGGAGCGCAACGCGTTCCACGACGCCGAAGACCCGATGAAACTCTCCAAAGTGGCGAAGTCCTTCATCGCGGGCCTGCTGATGCACGCCCGGGAGTACACCGCGGTGACCAACCAGTGGGTCAACTCCTACAAGCGGCTCTTCCCGCTGGCGCTGCCGGACCGGATCACCGAGAGCCCGGCGTACGTCTGCTGGGGTCACCTCAACCGTTCCGCGCTGGTCCGCGTCCCCGCCTACGGCAAGCCGAACTCGGCCCGGGTGGAGGTGCGCTCGCTGGACTCGGCGACCAACCCGTACCTCGCCTTCGCGGTCATGCTCGGCGCCGGGCTCAAGGGCATCGAGGAGGGCTACGAGCTGCCGCCGGGCGCCGAGGACGACGTCTGGTCGCTGTCCAGCGCCGAGCGCAAGGCGATGGGGTACGAGGCCCTGCCGGAGAACCTGGCCGAGGCGATCGACGTGATGTCCGGCTCCGAGCTGGTCGCCGAGGTGCTCGGTGAGCACGTCTTCGACTTCTTCCTCCGCAACAAGCGCGCCGAGTGGGAGCAGTACCGCCGTGAGGTCACCCCCTACGAGCGGCAACGCTACCTCTCCCTCTGA
- a CDS encoding DUF350 domain-containing protein — MLEDLLTGAMQSVVYGIVGVVLMAAGFGLVDVLTPGKLRDLIWVQRNGNAALLLAANQLGIAAIVFTAIFTSYDDFAKGLASTTVFGLVGLLIMALAFFALDLLTPGRLGAIICADEPHPAARVSAATHFGAALIVCACIA, encoded by the coding sequence GTGCTGGAGGACCTGCTCACCGGAGCGATGCAGAGCGTCGTCTACGGAATCGTCGGTGTCGTGCTGATGGCGGCCGGCTTCGGCCTGGTCGACGTGCTCACCCCCGGCAAGCTCCGGGATCTCATCTGGGTGCAGCGCAACGGCAACGCCGCGTTGCTGCTCGCCGCCAACCAGCTCGGCATCGCCGCGATCGTGTTCACCGCGATCTTCACCAGCTACGACGACTTCGCCAAGGGGCTGGCCTCGACGACGGTCTTCGGGCTGGTCGGCCTGCTGATCATGGCGCTGGCGTTCTTCGCGCTCGACCTGCTCACCCCGGGCCGGCTGGGCGCGATCATCTGCGCCGACGAGCCGCACCCGGCGGCCCGGGTCAGCGCGGCCACCCATTTCGGGGCCGCCTTGATCGTCTGCGCCTGCATCGCCTGA
- a CDS encoding helix-turn-helix transcriptional regulator, with the protein MNRTDRLYALVEELRAVSPRPRSARWLAQRFEVSARTIERDIGALQQAGVPIWAEPGRTGGYVVDRAHTLPPVNLTAVEAVAMAVALHRLGGGPFAEAGASALRKLLAVLPPADAAEARRLAGRVHLVGGGPAEPVPAAVAGAVIARRVLRIGYADRAGVATERVVEPLGFLGNPWHWYLLAWCRLRDGPRAFRTDRIVTVTALPEPVTRELRPDDLDIPQQVVRQLSLA; encoded by the coding sequence GTGAACCGGACGGACCGTCTCTACGCCCTGGTGGAGGAGCTGCGGGCGGTCTCGCCCCGGCCGCGCAGTGCACGCTGGCTCGCGCAGCGCTTCGAGGTCAGCGCGCGCACCATCGAGCGCGACATCGGCGCGTTGCAGCAGGCCGGCGTGCCGATCTGGGCCGAGCCGGGCCGCACCGGCGGGTATGTCGTCGACCGTGCGCACACGCTGCCACCGGTCAACCTCACCGCCGTCGAGGCGGTGGCGATGGCCGTCGCGCTGCACCGCCTCGGCGGCGGCCCGTTCGCCGAGGCGGGCGCTTCGGCGTTGCGCAAGCTGCTCGCGGTGCTGCCGCCGGCCGACGCCGCCGAGGCCCGCCGGCTGGCCGGGCGGGTGCACCTCGTCGGTGGTGGGCCGGCCGAGCCCGTCCCGGCCGCCGTCGCCGGTGCGGTCATCGCCCGTCGGGTCCTGCGCATCGGGTACGCCGACCGGGCCGGCGTCGCCACCGAGCGGGTCGTCGAGCCGCTGGGCTTCCTCGGCAACCCCTGGCACTGGTATCTGCTGGCCTGGTGCCGGCTGCGCGACGGCCCGAGGGCCTTCCGGACCGACCGGATCGTCACGGTGACCGCGCTGCCCGAGCCGGTCACCCGGGAGCTGCGCCCCGACGACCTGGACATCCCGCAGCAGGTGGTCCGCCAACTCTCCCTGGCCTGA
- a CDS encoding VOC family protein: MTTTNVVNWFEIGSDRPEEAERFYGELFGWTFEEQGAPGRSYRVTEGGTGGGIGGAIRATDGTPNYAIFYVQVADVADTCRRAEAAGGRVLVPLTTAPSGLTFANLIDPTGNHIGVFTPPAS, translated from the coding sequence ATGACCACGACCAACGTCGTGAACTGGTTCGAGATCGGCAGCGACCGCCCCGAGGAGGCGGAACGCTTCTACGGCGAGCTGTTCGGCTGGACCTTCGAGGAGCAGGGTGCGCCGGGCAGGTCTTACCGGGTGACCGAGGGCGGCACGGGCGGCGGGATCGGCGGTGCGATCCGCGCGACAGACGGCACCCCGAACTACGCGATCTTCTACGTGCAGGTGGCCGACGTGGCCGACACCTGCCGGCGGGCCGAGGCGGCCGGCGGCCGGGTGCTGGTGCCGCTGACCACGGCCCCGAGCGGGCTCACCTTCGCCAACCTGATCGACCCGACGGGAAACCACATCGGCGTCTTCACCCCACCCGCCTCCTGA